In Gallaecimonas xiamenensis 3-C-1, a single window of DNA contains:
- the rsxA gene encoding electron transport complex subunit RsxA, translating into MGDYLLLLIGTVLVNNFVLVKFLGLCPFMGVSNKLESAIGMSLATTFVLTLASLCSYLVNTYLLEPLGIGYLRTLSFILVIAVVVQFTEMVVQKTSPLLYRVLGIFLPLITTNCAVLGVALLNINENHSLMQSLIYGFGAAVGFSLVLILFAAMRERLAAADVPMPFKGPAIAMITAGLMSLAFMGFTGLVKL; encoded by the coding sequence ATGGGCGATTATCTGCTGTTATTGATAGGCACGGTGCTGGTCAATAACTTCGTGCTGGTAAAATTTCTCGGACTCTGCCCCTTCATGGGGGTGTCAAACAAGCTGGAAAGCGCCATCGGCATGTCCCTGGCCACCACTTTCGTACTGACCCTGGCCTCCTTGTGCAGCTACCTGGTGAACACTTACCTGCTCGAACCTCTGGGCATAGGCTACCTGCGCACCCTGTCCTTTATCCTGGTGATAGCGGTGGTGGTGCAGTTCACCGAGATGGTGGTGCAAAAAACCAGCCCCCTGCTGTACCGGGTGCTGGGGATTTTCCTGCCCCTTATCACCACCAACTGCGCCGTGCTGGGTGTGGCGCTTTTGAACATCAACGAAAACCACAGCCTGATGCAGTCGCTGATTTACGGCTTCGGCGCCGCCGTGGGGTTTTCCCTGGTGCTTATCCTCTTTGCCGCCATGCGTGAACGCCTGGCCGCCGCCGATGTGCCCATGCCCTTCAAGGGCCCGGCCATCGCCATGATCACCGCCGGGCTCATGTCCCTGGCCTTTATGGGCTTTACCGGCCTCGTTAAGCTGTAA
- a CDS encoding DMT family transporter, protein MPVVALVVAMALWASTFVVLKVLFEEVSPLWVICARMWVAALALALGYRFWGKARYQKGDWRLLLAMSLAEPCLYFVFEAKALLYTSAGQAGMVTAVLPVLTVSGAVLFLKEKASPRLWLGLALAVLGVLWLSGAAENSAQAPNALLGNALEFAAMLCAAFYSLSLKHLSGRYSPLWLTAIQAFSGALFFLPLALATAPLPATLSPSALGAMLYLGLGVTLGAYGLYNFAMARLPAARVAVFVNLIPLFSLLLAMGLLGERLGLWQGLACLLVLGGVLLSQERPKAKAAIAD, encoded by the coding sequence ATGCCGGTTGTCGCCCTGGTGGTGGCCATGGCCCTGTGGGCCAGCACCTTTGTGGTGCTCAAAGTGCTGTTCGAAGAGGTCTCCCCCTTGTGGGTGATCTGCGCCCGCATGTGGGTGGCCGCCCTGGCCTTGGCCCTTGGCTACCGCTTCTGGGGTAAGGCTAGGTATCAAAAAGGCGACTGGCGGCTGTTGTTGGCCATGTCCCTGGCCGAGCCCTGCCTGTACTTCGTGTTTGAAGCCAAGGCGTTGCTGTACACCTCTGCCGGCCAGGCCGGCATGGTCACGGCGGTGCTGCCGGTGCTGACCGTCAGTGGCGCCGTGCTTTTTCTGAAGGAAAAGGCCAGCCCCAGGCTCTGGCTGGGGCTGGCCCTGGCAGTGCTGGGGGTCTTGTGGCTGAGCGGCGCCGCTGAAAACTCGGCCCAGGCCCCCAATGCCTTGCTTGGCAACGCCTTGGAATTTGCCGCCATGCTCTGCGCCGCCTTTTACTCCCTGTCTTTAAAACACCTGTCCGGCCGCTACTCGCCCCTGTGGCTGACCGCCATCCAGGCCTTTAGTGGCGCCTTGTTCTTCCTGCCCTTGGCCCTGGCCACGGCGCCGCTGCCGGCAACGCTCAGCCCGTCGGCCCTGGGGGCCATGCTGTATCTGGGGCTGGGGGTCACCCTGGGGGCTTACGGGCTTTATAACTTTGCCATGGCCAGGCTGCCGGCGGCGCGGGTGGCGGTGTTTGTGAATCTGATCCCGCTGTTTTCCCTGCTGCTGGCCATGGGACTGTTGGGAGAGCGGCTGGGGCTGTGGCAGGGGCTGGCCTGTTTGCTGGTGCTGGGGGGCGTGCTGCTGAGCCAGGAGCGGCCCAAGGCCAAGGCGGCCATTGCCGATTAA
- the nth gene encoding endonuclease III, producing MNQQKRIEILTRLRDENPHPTTELHFTSPFELLVAVTLSAQATDVGVNKATAKLFPVANTPQAIWDLGVDGLKDYIKTIGLFNAKAENVHKMCRILLDQHGGEVPESREALEALPGVGRKTANVVLNTAFGWPTIAVDTHIFRVSNRTKFAPGKDVRAVEDRLEKVVPKEFKVDVHHWLILHGRYTCIARKPRCGSCIIEDLCEFKDKTDI from the coding sequence ATGAACCAGCAAAAACGTATCGAGATACTGACCCGGCTCAGGGACGAGAACCCCCACCCCACCACGGAGCTGCACTTTACCAGCCCCTTTGAACTGCTGGTGGCGGTGACCCTGTCGGCCCAGGCCACCGACGTGGGGGTCAACAAAGCCACCGCCAAGCTGTTTCCGGTGGCCAATACCCCCCAGGCCATCTGGGATCTGGGGGTGGACGGCCTCAAGGACTACATCAAGACCATTGGCCTCTTTAACGCCAAGGCCGAGAACGTCCACAAGATGTGCCGCATCCTCCTGGACCAGCACGGCGGCGAGGTACCAGAGAGCCGCGAGGCCCTCGAAGCCCTGCCCGGAGTGGGCCGCAAAACCGCCAACGTGGTGCTCAATACCGCCTTTGGCTGGCCCACCATCGCCGTGGACACCCATATCTTTAGGGTCTCCAACCGCACCAAGTTTGCCCCGGGCAAGGACGTGCGGGCGGTGGAAGACCGCCTGGAGAAGGTGGTGCCCAAGGAATTCAAGGTGGACGTGCACCACTGGCTGATTTTGCACGGCCGCTATACCTGTATCGCCCGTAAACCCCGCTGCGGATCCTGCATCATCGAGGATCTGTGTGAATTCAAAGACAAAACCGACATCTAA
- the rsxD gene encoding electron transport complex subunit RsxD, with protein sequence MLIASSPHTHKRRTTGQVMRLVAYATLPGAAALVYFFGYGVLINLALCSLTALVTEALVLLLRGKSLWQLADSSALLTAILLALALPPTAPWWLLVIGSVFAILVAKQLYGGIGQNLFNPAMAAYVLLLISFPVQMTNWLPAKGLASHSPSFQDSLSLTFSGYTTDGFAAHQLSQGVDGVTQATPLDTLKTDLKQGLTASESMTKALFADIGGKGWNWVNLGFLLGGLFLLWRGIIDWQIPGGVLGGLLLASLLGFILHPDGNGSPLFHLFSGAAMFGAFFIATDPVTAATSPKGRLIFGLLIGVLTYLIRVFGGYPDAIAFAVLLANMTAPLLDNYTRPNSFGEGSKP encoded by the coding sequence ATGTTGATCGCCAGCTCTCCCCATACCCACAAGCGCCGCACCACGGGCCAGGTGATGCGCCTGGTGGCCTATGCCACCCTGCCCGGCGCTGCGGCCCTGGTTTATTTCTTCGGCTATGGCGTCCTTATCAACCTGGCCCTTTGCAGCCTGACCGCCCTTGTCACCGAGGCCCTGGTGCTGCTGCTAAGGGGCAAGAGCCTGTGGCAGCTGGCCGACAGCTCGGCGCTGCTGACCGCCATACTGCTGGCCCTGGCCCTGCCTCCCACGGCCCCCTGGTGGCTGCTGGTGATAGGTTCGGTGTTCGCCATACTGGTGGCCAAACAGCTCTATGGCGGCATAGGCCAGAACCTGTTCAACCCGGCCATGGCCGCCTACGTGCTGCTGCTGATTTCCTTCCCGGTGCAGATGACCAACTGGCTGCCCGCCAAGGGCCTGGCCAGCCACAGCCCCAGCTTCCAAGACAGCCTGAGCCTCACCTTCAGCGGCTACACCACAGACGGTTTTGCCGCCCACCAGCTCAGCCAGGGGGTGGACGGGGTAACCCAGGCTACCCCCCTCGATACCCTGAAAACCGACCTCAAGCAAGGCCTGACCGCTTCGGAGTCCATGACCAAGGCCCTTTTTGCCGACATCGGCGGCAAGGGCTGGAACTGGGTCAACCTGGGCTTTTTGCTGGGAGGGCTGTTCCTGCTGTGGCGCGGCATTATCGACTGGCAAATTCCCGGGGGCGTGCTGGGGGGCCTGCTGCTGGCGTCCTTGTTGGGCTTTATCCTGCACCCGGACGGCAACGGCTCGCCGCTTTTCCACCTCTTTAGCGGCGCCGCCATGTTCGGGGCCTTCTTTATCGCCACCGATCCGGTCACCGCCGCCACCTCCCCCAAGGGCCGGCTGATCTTCGGCCTGCTCATTGGCGTGCTGACCTACCTTATCCGGGTGTTCGGAGGCTATCCTGACGCCATCGCCTTTGCGGTGCTGCTGGCCAACATGACGGCGCCGCTGCTGGACAACTACACCAGGCCCAACAGCTTTGGGGAGGGCTCCAAGCCATGA
- the rsxG gene encoding electron transport complex subunit RsxG: MLLAARKNGLILGLFALACTALLAGTHALTQDRIAQQKEAQRLGILNAMIPKASHDNDLYSDCTLVSSQQYLGSSDRQPAFRARLAGQPVAVGIETVAPDGYSGAIHLIVGLAYPEGTVLGVEVLEHKETPGLGDKIERRKSSWLDSFNGKRPGGEKDAGWAVKKDGGQFDQFTGATITPRAVVKAVGNTVQYFQRNKEALFAAPSQCGGAQ; the protein is encoded by the coding sequence ATGTTGCTCGCTGCCCGTAAAAACGGCCTGATCCTGGGGCTGTTTGCCCTGGCCTGTACCGCCCTGTTGGCCGGTACCCATGCCCTGACCCAGGATCGCATCGCCCAGCAAAAGGAAGCCCAGCGCCTGGGCATCCTCAACGCCATGATCCCCAAGGCCAGCCACGACAACGACTTGTACAGTGACTGCACCCTGGTCAGCTCCCAGCAATACCTGGGCAGCAGCGACCGCCAGCCCGCCTTCCGGGCCCGCCTGGCCGGCCAGCCGGTGGCGGTGGGCATCGAAACCGTGGCCCCGGACGGCTACAGCGGCGCCATCCACCTGATCGTCGGCCTGGCCTACCCCGAGGGCACAGTGCTGGGGGTCGAAGTCCTTGAACACAAGGAAACCCCCGGCCTGGGTGACAAGATAGAGCGGCGCAAGTCCAGTTGGCTGGACAGCTTTAACGGCAAGCGCCCCGGCGGTGAGAAAGACGCCGGCTGGGCGGTGAAAAAGGACGGCGGCCAGTTCGACCAGTTCACCGGTGCCACCATCACCCCCAGGGCCGTGGTCAAGGCGGTGGGCAACACGGTGCAATACTTCCAGCGCAACAAAGAAGCCCTCTTTGCCGCGCCCAGCCAGTGTGGAGGGGCCCAATGA
- the gloA gene encoding lactoylglutathione lyase gives MRLLHTMLRVGDLDKSIAFYTDVLGMKLLRRSENTEYKYTLAFVGYGDEIDHTVIELTYNWGVDSYDLGNAYGHIAIEADDIYGLCEEVRAKGGKVTREAGPVKGGSTVIAFVEDPDGYKIEFIAKKDAGKGLGE, from the coding sequence ATGCGCCTTCTTCACACCATGCTCCGCGTCGGCGATCTGGACAAGTCCATCGCCTTCTACACCGACGTCCTCGGCATGAAGCTGCTTCGCCGGTCCGAGAACACCGAGTACAAATACACCCTGGCCTTCGTGGGCTACGGTGACGAGATTGACCACACCGTTATCGAACTCACCTACAACTGGGGCGTGGACAGCTACGACCTGGGCAATGCCTATGGCCATATCGCCATCGAAGCGGATGACATCTACGGCCTTTGCGAAGAGGTACGGGCCAAGGGCGGCAAGGTGACCCGTGAAGCGGGCCCGGTCAAAGGCGGCAGCACAGTGATCGCCTTCGTTGAAGATCCCGACGGCTACAAGATTGAGTTCATCGCCAAGAAAGACGCCGGCAAGGGCCTGGGCGAGTAA
- a CDS encoding flagellar protein MotY, with translation MSKSFHISVFAALLALSATPADAGARYYAASLGQSQWQMTAANPLQCRLEHKIPNYGVAVFSAQASRKENLRFALDLKDGPRQQTKADLASVPPSWQPGLKAQPLGQLSVYPHYPAELNDDRAWDILAELESGRLPTLTYPDRLGRNRVSVALSTGNFKQGYEAFVSCLGGLLPVNFEDIAFSVLTYKKNSSELTLESQRRLDLVGLYLANDPSFTKVEVAAFSDSYGGRWLNEELSKKRARAIKDYLVGKGLSEDRISTDGYGEKRHIASNNTEQGRSLNRRVVIQVQK, from the coding sequence ATGTCCAAGTCGTTTCATATCTCAGTTTTTGCTGCCTTACTGGCTTTGTCGGCGACGCCGGCCGATGCCGGGGCCCGCTATTATGCGGCCAGCCTGGGCCAGTCCCAGTGGCAGATGACGGCGGCCAACCCCCTGCAATGCCGCCTCGAGCACAAGATCCCCAACTACGGTGTGGCGGTGTTCAGCGCCCAGGCCAGCCGCAAGGAAAACCTGCGTTTTGCCCTGGATCTCAAAGACGGCCCCCGCCAGCAGACCAAGGCCGACCTGGCCAGCGTGCCGCCCTCCTGGCAGCCCGGCCTCAAGGCCCAGCCTCTGGGGCAGTTGTCGGTCTACCCCCATTACCCGGCGGAGCTGAACGACGACAGGGCCTGGGATATCCTGGCCGAACTGGAATCGGGCCGCCTGCCGACCCTGACCTACCCGGACCGCCTAGGCCGTAACAGGGTGTCGGTGGCCCTGTCTACCGGCAACTTCAAGCAAGGCTATGAAGCCTTCGTGTCCTGCCTGGGTGGGCTGCTGCCGGTCAATTTTGAAGACATTGCCTTCTCGGTGCTCACCTACAAGAAAAACAGCTCCGAGCTGACCCTCGAATCCCAGCGCCGCCTGGATCTGGTGGGCCTGTACCTGGCCAACGATCCCAGCTTCACCAAGGTGGAAGTGGCGGCCTTCTCCGACTCCTACGGCGGCCGTTGGCTCAACGAAGAGCTGTCCAAGAAGCGGGCCAGGGCCATCAAGGACTACCTGGTGGGCAAGGGCCTGTCAGAAGACCGCATCAGCACCGACGGCTACGGCGAGAAACGCCATATCGCCTCCAACAACACCGAGCAGGGGCGCAGCCTCAACCGCCGGGTGGTGATACAGGTTCAAAAATAA
- the rsxC gene encoding electron transport complex subunit RsxC, with amino-acid sequence MLTLFERLTSNQVFDFHGGIHPPEHKSLSNHRPIGRLKPAPELVVPLRQHLGELGELLVKAGDTVLKGQPLSRPLSVMGVPVHAPTSGTVLAVENRPLTHPSGLWDMAVVIEPDGQNQWADKHPVADPFEADPAVLLKALKSAGLAGMGGAGFPTTVKLASGRPIDALVINAAECEPYITSDDCLLREEADSVIGGARLMARIVGAKLVVIGIEDNKPEAISAIEAVIESLDDVTMKVVPTKYPSGAERQLIKLLTGTEVPAGGIPADLGLVVQNVGTAFAAYRALVHGEPLIKRVVTITGQQVKKPGNYWLPIGTPISHALAECGFEADKRQRFIVGGPMMGFTLNDTAAPVTKTVNCLLLPNKKELPLPGREMNCIRCGECANVCPADLLPQQLYWYAKAKDQEKLDEYKLSACIECGACAFVCPSQIPLVQYYRVAKAESRAAAEEKRKSDKARERFEARKDRLERDKAEREARHQEATERRKAAMAARSSDQPKDNDAVAAALARVKAQKDAAVAKAQEAAEQGAHLDKGERVPDNSEMAKLREERKRQAREKKAQQEAQLEPRQEAQLEAQKEDQPDTPTPSPAQADKASAVAAAIARAKAKKAEAAGVAAADSEQAADPKKAAVAAAVARAKAKKAEATGAEASAQPQAEAGEDDAAARKKAAVAAAVARAKAKKADATGEEASAQPQAETAEDDAAARKKAAVAAAVARAKAKKAEAAGEEASPQPQAESAEDDAAARKKAAVAAAVARAKDKKAEAAGEEASPQPQAEPPEDDAAARKKAAVAAAVARAKAKKQAQEGQD; translated from the coding sequence ATGTTGACCCTGTTCGAGCGCCTGACCTCCAACCAGGTTTTTGATTTCCATGGGGGTATCCACCCACCCGAGCACAAGAGCCTGTCCAACCACAGGCCCATAGGCCGCCTCAAGCCCGCCCCCGAACTGGTGGTGCCGCTGCGCCAGCATCTGGGGGAACTGGGTGAGCTGCTGGTCAAGGCCGGGGATACCGTACTCAAGGGCCAGCCCCTGTCCCGGCCCCTGTCGGTGATGGGGGTGCCTGTCCATGCTCCCACCTCGGGCACAGTACTGGCGGTGGAAAACCGCCCCCTGACCCACCCCTCTGGCCTTTGGGACATGGCGGTGGTTATCGAGCCCGACGGCCAGAACCAATGGGCCGACAAGCACCCGGTGGCCGACCCCTTCGAGGCTGACCCGGCAGTGCTGCTCAAGGCCCTCAAGAGCGCCGGCCTGGCCGGCATGGGGGGCGCCGGCTTCCCCACCACCGTCAAGCTGGCCTCCGGCCGCCCTATCGACGCCCTGGTGATCAACGCCGCCGAGTGCGAGCCCTACATCACCAGTGACGACTGCCTGCTGCGCGAAGAAGCCGACAGCGTTATCGGCGGCGCCCGGCTGATGGCCCGCATCGTCGGCGCCAAGCTGGTGGTGATCGGCATCGAAGACAACAAACCCGAGGCCATCTCCGCCATCGAAGCGGTGATAGAAAGCCTGGACGACGTCACCATGAAGGTGGTGCCCACCAAGTACCCGTCCGGGGCCGAACGCCAGCTTATCAAGCTGCTCACCGGCACCGAGGTGCCCGCCGGCGGCATTCCCGCAGACCTGGGGCTGGTGGTGCAGAACGTCGGTACCGCCTTTGCCGCCTACCGGGCCCTGGTCCACGGCGAGCCGCTGATTAAAAGGGTGGTCACCATCACCGGCCAGCAGGTGAAAAAGCCCGGCAACTACTGGCTGCCCATCGGCACCCCCATCAGCCATGCCCTGGCCGAATGCGGGTTTGAGGCCGACAAGCGCCAGCGCTTTATCGTCGGCGGCCCCATGATGGGCTTTACCCTCAACGACACCGCCGCTCCCGTCACCAAGACGGTGAACTGCCTGCTGCTGCCCAACAAGAAAGAGCTGCCCCTGCCGGGGCGGGAGATGAACTGCATCCGCTGCGGTGAATGCGCCAACGTCTGCCCTGCCGATCTGTTGCCCCAGCAGCTCTACTGGTATGCCAAGGCCAAGGACCAGGAAAAGCTCGACGAGTACAAGCTGTCCGCCTGTATCGAGTGCGGCGCCTGCGCCTTTGTCTGCCCTTCCCAGATCCCCCTGGTGCAGTACTACCGGGTGGCCAAGGCCGAAAGCCGGGCCGCCGCCGAGGAAAAACGCAAATCCGACAAGGCCCGGGAGCGCTTCGAGGCCCGCAAAGACCGTCTGGAGCGGGACAAGGCCGAACGGGAAGCCCGCCACCAGGAAGCCACTGAGCGGCGCAAGGCCGCCATGGCCGCCCGCAGCAGCGACCAGCCCAAGGACAATGACGCCGTGGCCGCTGCCCTGGCCAGGGTCAAGGCCCAGAAGGACGCTGCCGTCGCCAAGGCCCAGGAAGCCGCCGAGCAAGGGGCGCACCTGGATAAAGGGGAGCGGGTTCCGGACAACAGCGAAATGGCCAAGCTGCGCGAAGAGCGCAAGCGCCAAGCCAGGGAGAAAAAGGCCCAGCAGGAGGCCCAGCTGGAACCCCGGCAGGAGGCCCAGCTAGAGGCCCAGAAGGAAGATCAGCCGGACACCCCAACGCCTTCTCCGGCCCAGGCTGACAAAGCCTCGGCCGTGGCCGCCGCCATCGCCCGGGCCAAAGCCAAAAAGGCCGAAGCCGCTGGCGTCGCCGCAGCCGACAGCGAACAGGCCGCCGATCCGAAAAAAGCGGCCGTAGCCGCCGCCGTGGCCCGCGCCAAGGCCAAAAAGGCCGAAGCCACCGGCGCCGAGGCCAGTGCCCAGCCCCAGGCTGAGGCCGGCGAAGACGACGCTGCCGCCCGTAAAAAAGCGGCCGTAGCTGCCGCTGTGGCCCGCGCCAAGGCCAAAAAGGCCGACGCCACCGGCGAAGAGGCCAGTGCCCAGCCCCAGGCTGAAACCGCCGAAGACGACGCTGCCGCCCGTAAAAAAGCGGCCGTAGCCGCCGCTGTGGCCCGCGCCAAGGCCAAAAAAGCCGAAGCCGCTGGCGAAGAGGCCAGCCCCCAGCCCCAGGCCGAATCCGCCGAAGACGACGCTGCCGCCCGTAAAAAAGCCGCCGTAGCCGCCGCCGTGGCCCGCGCCAAGGACAAAAAAGCCGAAGCCGCTGGCGAAGAGGCCAGCCCCCAGCCCCAGGCCGAACCCCCCGAAGACGACGCCGCCGCCCGTAAAAAGGCCGCCGTAGCGGCCGCTGTTGCCCGCGCCAAGGCCAAGAAACAAGCTCAAGAAGGTCAGGACTGA
- a CDS encoding electron transport complex subunit E: MSQMKDIARLGLWGNNPGLVQLLGLCPLLAVTNTLTNALGLGLATLLVLVASNATVSLVRRLVPKEIRMAVFVMIIAAFVTAVELVMTAFAYGLYQSLGIFIPLIVTNCVIMGRAEAFASKNSVGLAAFDGLMMGLGFTAVLVVLGALRELIGQGTLFDGAELLLGDWAQGLRVEVMHLDAKFLVALLPPGAFIGMGFLIALKKVIDQQRDKKKVASPVAKAQRVRVTTTD, translated from the coding sequence ATGAGCCAGATGAAAGACATCGCCCGCCTGGGGCTTTGGGGTAACAACCCCGGCCTGGTGCAGCTGCTGGGCCTGTGCCCGCTGCTGGCGGTCACCAACACCCTTACCAACGCCCTTGGCCTGGGCCTGGCCACCCTGCTGGTGCTGGTGGCGTCCAACGCCACAGTGTCCCTGGTGCGCCGCCTGGTGCCCAAGGAGATCCGCATGGCGGTGTTCGTGATGATCATCGCCGCCTTCGTCACCGCCGTAGAACTGGTGATGACCGCCTTCGCCTACGGCCTCTACCAGTCCCTGGGCATCTTTATTCCCCTTATCGTCACCAACTGCGTGATCATGGGCCGGGCCGAGGCCTTTGCTTCCAAGAACAGCGTCGGCCTGGCCGCCTTTGACGGCCTGATGATGGGCCTGGGCTTTACCGCCGTGTTGGTGGTGCTGGGCGCCTTGCGGGAACTGATCGGCCAAGGCACCCTCTTTGACGGCGCCGAGCTGCTGCTGGGGGACTGGGCCCAAGGCCTTAGGGTGGAGGTGATGCACCTGGACGCCAAGTTCCTGGTGGCCCTGCTGCCGCCAGGCGCCTTTATCGGCATGGGCTTTCTTATCGCCCTGAAAAAAGTCATAGACCAGCAACGCGACAAGAAGAAGGTTGCCAGCCCCGTTGCCAAGGCGCAGCGGGTCCGGGTAACCACGACGGACTGA
- the rsxB gene encoding electron transport complex subunit RsxB: MTILYAILALAALALVFGVVLGLASVKFKVEADPVVDQIDNILPQTQCGQCGYPGCRPYAEAIAGGDDINKCPPGGQATIDKLADLLGVEAKPLDAAHGAEDVKKVAFIREDECIGCTKCIQACPVDAILGSAKHMHTVIQAECTGCDLCVEPCPVDCIEMRPVQTTVQNWKWQLNAIPVKQLAAEEKA, from the coding sequence ATGACGATCCTTTACGCCATCCTTGCCCTTGCCGCCCTGGCCCTGGTTTTCGGGGTTGTGCTGGGCCTGGCCTCGGTCAAGTTCAAGGTCGAGGCCGACCCCGTGGTCGACCAGATAGACAATATCCTGCCCCAGACCCAGTGTGGCCAATGTGGCTACCCCGGTTGCCGCCCCTACGCCGAAGCCATTGCCGGCGGTGACGACATCAACAAGTGCCCCCCCGGCGGCCAGGCCACTATCGACAAGCTGGCCGACCTGTTGGGGGTAGAAGCCAAGCCCCTGGACGCCGCCCACGGCGCCGAGGACGTCAAGAAAGTCGCCTTTATCCGCGAAGACGAGTGTATCGGCTGCACCAAGTGCATCCAGGCCTGCCCGGTGGACGCCATCCTCGGCAGCGCCAAGCACATGCACACCGTGATCCAGGCCGAATGCACCGGTTGTGACCTGTGCGTCGAACCCTGCCCGGTGGACTGCATCGAGATGCGCCCGGTACAAACCACGGTCCAGAACTGGAAATGGCAGCTCAATGCCATTCCGGTCAAGCAGTTGGCGGCGGAGGAAAAGGCCTGA